The stretch of DNA AAGTTGTTTAATGGTTCCTCCTTCAGCAGGCATTACGTAAACATCATAATTTCCATATTGGTTGGAGCTGAATGCGAGCCATTTTCCATCTGGAGAAATACGAGGATTGATTTCTTCTCCGTCCAGAGCTGTGATTCTTGAAGCAGTTCCACCATTTGAATCTACTTTCCAGATGTCTCCATCATAAGCAAAATAAGCAGTTTTTCCATCTGGGCTCAATGATGGGCTTGATAAAAAATAAGATTTTTCCTGAGCTGAAATTTGAATAATAGCAAAAGCTGCTAATAAAGAGATAAAGGTTTTTTTCATGAGATAATTAGATATTCCTTGAGATACATAGTGATGGTTTGCGCTGCAAATATTATCTATTGTATCATTTAATAATAAGTTACAAATATCTAATTTTTTAGGGATATCAGTGCTTTTTATACAATTTAAATTCAATGCACATGAAAAATATAAAACAAAAAAAGACTTACATTTCTGTAAGTCTTTTTGGCTCCTCCTGCTGGGCTCGAACCAGCGACCCTCTGATTAACAGTCAGATGCTCTAACCAACTGAGCTAAGGAGGAATGTCCTTTGTTTTTAAGTGGTGCAAATATAGGACGAATATTTATACCAGACAAATTTTTCTTTTGAAAATTTAAAAAATCTTATAATTTCCCGGTAAATATTTTGAAGATATCACTTCCGAAAATCAGTAACATTAAGCCTAACAGGAAGATAACACCAATCATCTGTGCATTTTCCAATACTTTTTGAGGAACTGGTTTCCCGAAAATAATCTCATATAATGTAAACAAAACGTGACCACCATCTAATCCCGGAATAGGAATAAGGTTCAGGAATGCCAGCCAGATAGAGAACATTGCCGTGAAGCTCCAGAATGCTGGCCAGTTGATGGCAAAGCTTCCGTTAGCATCTTTGTCTACAGGCATTGATTTTACAATTGCGATAGGTCCACCAACATTTTTATATCCCTGAATTTTGGAATTAAACATGATTTTAAACTGCTTTACCTGCATTGTTAAAGCCTCGATTGTTCTTCCAAGTCCTCTTGGAATAGATTCTCCGAAAGAATATTTTTTATTCGTAATCAGGTTTCCAAGATCTTTCGTATTGATCTGAACTCCCAATTTCCCGTTTTTGTCAACAGGAACAGATAAAGTCTGAGCTGCTCCGTTTCGTAAAACTTCAAGCTCAACCGTTTTTCCTTTATTTTGGTCCAATGCAGAACTTACTTCATCAAAAAACTGAGTTTTCTTACCATTGATTCCTATTACTTTATCTCCAACGGCTAATCCAGATGTTTTAGAAGTAGGTGTAGCCAAAGAGTCAATAACCATTGGAATCCTTGGGGTAATATACATTTTTGCCTCTCTTTGCTTAATAACATCTGCAACGCCTGATTCATCTATAGGAAAAGTGATTTCTTTTCCATCTCTTAATACAGTTACGTCGTTACTAAAAAGAATATTGATTGCT from Chryseobacterium piperi encodes:
- the rseP gene encoding RIP metalloprotease RseP — its product is MELAIKLFQFILSISILVILHELGHFLPAKYFKTKVEKFYLFFDPWFSIAKKKIGETEYGIGWLPFGGYVKIAGMVDESMDTEQLKQPAQPWEFRAKPAWQRLIIMLGGVTVNFFLAWLIYSGLSFFNGETYTDLNKFNNGIGVSDAGKKMGFQNGDKIISIDGKPVERLENTAINILFSNDVTVLRDGKEITFPIDESGVADVIKQREAKMYITPRIPMVIDSLATPTSKTSGLAVGDKVIGINGKKTQFFDEVSSALDQNKGKTVELEVLRNGAAQTLSVPVDKNGKLGVQINTKDLGNLITNKKYSFGESIPRGLGRTIEALTMQVKQFKIMFNSKIQGYKNVGGPIAIVKSMPVDKDANGSFAINWPAFWSFTAMFSIWLAFLNLIPIPGLDGGHVLFTLYEIIFGKPVPQKVLENAQMIGVIFLLGLMLLIFGSDIFKIFTGKL